ATACGACCCTGATACCACCAGACTCTCCGCCGGTGGAGGATTCGAGTACAAGGCGTGACCAACTGTACTCAGATATAGCCCAGAGAGTATCCCAGATGTCCAGAGATGAACAGATTAAAGTCGGATGTATCATCGTAAAGGATGAGAACATCCTCTCAATGGGATACAACGGGACACCTAGCGGTATGGACAATAAGATGCGTGATGAGGAGGGTAATTCCCTCCCTCACGTAGTCCACTCAGAACAGAATGCATTAATGAAGCTAGCTAAAGGAGGCGGCAATGCAGAAGGATCAACACTCTACACAACACACAGTCCCTGCTGGACCTGTGCTAAACTTATTATCCAAGCTGGTATTAGGCGTGTGGTTTACCGCAGGGTTTATGACGTCCCTGCTGTGGATTTCCTTATTAATTCAGGAGTACATGTAGAAAGTATATGGAATGGATAGA
The genomic region above belongs to Chromatiales bacterium and contains:
- a CDS encoding dCMP deaminase family protein, producing MLELQYTTLIPPDSPPVEDSSTRRDQLYSDIAQRVSQMSRDEQIKVGCIIVKDENILSMGYNGTPSGMDNKMRDEEGNSLPHVVHSEQNALMKLAKGGGNAEGSTLYTTHSPCWTCAKLIIQAGIRRVVYRRVYDVPAVDFLINSGVHVESIWNG